From the genome of Chloroflexota bacterium, one region includes:
- a CDS encoding alpha/beta fold hydrolase has translation MNLLFIHGLEGSSQGMKAAYLRDRFPDVHTPDFTGSLDQRMGKLLSILQSHPEDNWTLIGSSFGGLMAALYAKMHPQRLDKLILLAPALVWPDFALQENLQVDVPTIIYHGTQDDVIPIDYVRSLAERSFTQLKFNTVDDDHMLHRTVRAVDWLRLISR, from the coding sequence ATGAACCTGCTTTTTATTCATGGATTGGAAGGTAGCAGTCAGGGGATGAAGGCCGCATATTTGAGGGATCGTTTTCCCGATGTGCATACCCCCGATTTTACCGGATCACTGGATCAGCGCATGGGCAAACTCCTTTCAATTTTGCAATCTCATCCTGAAGATAATTGGACGTTGATCGGTTCCAGCTTTGGGGGGTTGATGGCTGCGCTCTATGCGAAGATGCACCCCCAAAGGTTGGACAAACTAATTCTCCTCGCGCCAGCCCTTGTCTGGCCCGATTTTGCCCTTCAAGAGAATTTGCAAGTTGATGTTCCCACAATCATCTATCATGGTACGCAAGATGATGTGATCCCGATCGATTATGTGCGTAGTTTAGCCGAGCGCAGTTTTACACAACTTAAATTCAATACGGTCGATGACGACCACATGCTGCACCGCACTGTTCGCGCGGTAGATTGGTTGCGGTTGATTTCACGCTGA
- a CDS encoding response regulator has product MIPKPTIPVPSKKILLVEDNDVIREGIAQHLQIDNYLVIQTSNGAEALKVLNNFTPDLILSDINMPGTDGIELYKEIRKNPSLITVPFLFLTADNSAQSRRLGRELGVEDYLTKPINRQDLLSTINARLLRSAEVEVAHIGQAYLETVKVLANAIEGRDHYTRGHVDRVTKYALWMAEELRWPDEQMRMMEFGARLHDIGKIIIPDQILNKRGRLTPEEWALMQQHPVAGEKILSGISHLQAARPYVLYHHEHWDGTGYPEGLQGREIPLEARILAIIDVYDALTTERPYHPARPHGEVLHYIELQSGKYFDSDLVVVFLDVMKKRLPES; this is encoded by the coding sequence ATGATACCAAAGCCAACGATACCCGTACCCAGCAAGAAAATCCTCCTGGTTGAAGATAATGACGTAATTCGCGAAGGCATCGCCCAGCATTTGCAGATTGATAATTATCTTGTCATTCAGACTAGCAACGGAGCAGAAGCACTCAAGGTGCTTAACAATTTTACGCCCGATCTGATTCTCTCAGATATTAACATGCCCGGCACAGATGGAATTGAACTTTATAAAGAAATCCGCAAAAATCCAAGCCTGATCACAGTGCCGTTTCTTTTCCTGACCGCGGATAATTCGGCGCAAAGCCGTCGGCTAGGACGCGAACTTGGGGTTGAAGATTATCTTACCAAACCCATCAATCGCCAGGATTTGCTCAGCACAATCAATGCCCGCTTGCTACGCTCTGCCGAGGTAGAAGTTGCGCATATTGGTCAGGCTTACCTGGAAACCGTGAAAGTATTAGCCAATGCAATTGAAGGACGCGATCATTATACTCGCGGGCATGTGGACCGTGTGACCAAATACGCGCTTTGGATGGCCGAAGAGCTACGCTGGCCGGATGAACAGATGCGCATGATGGAATTTGGTGCCCGACTGCATGATATTGGCAAAATCATCATTCCGGATCAAATTCTGAACAAACGCGGGAGACTCACGCCAGAAGAGTGGGCGTTGATGCAGCAGCATCCTGTCGCCGGGGAAAAAATTCTGAGTGGAATCAGCCATTTGCAGGCCGCGCGGCCATATGTGCTTTATCATCACGAACATTGGGATGGCACAGGCTATCCCGAGGGTTTGCAAGGCCGCGAGATTCCGCTGGAGGCGCGCATTTTAGCCATCATTGATGTGTATGATGCACTGACCACAGAGCGGCCTTATCATCCGGCGCGCCCACATGGCGAGGTCTTGCATTATATCGAATTGCAATCCGGAAAATATTTTGATTCAGATCTGGTGGTTGTTTTTCTTGATGTCATGAAAAAACGCCTGCCTGAAAGTTAA